The following is a genomic window from Lactococcus carnosus.
ACGAATATTTTCTTTGTTTAATGTTGGGACAAATTTACCATAAAAATCAATCGGTAGACTCATGATGAATTTCACTTCAGCAGCAGGTCTCGTCCAATTTTCTGTTGAAAAAGCATAAACTGTCAAAACTTTAACGCCCTCATGTTGGGCATGAATGGCAATTTTTTGTAAGGCATCCATACCAGCTTTGTGTCCAAACACACGTGGTTTTCCTTGATGCTGGGCCCATCGACCATTACCATCCATGATAATTGCCAGGTGGTTTGGTACTTTTTTATCTATCTTATCTTTATCAGCTATTATTGTCATCTTAGTTTGTACCTCTAATTCGTAAGCCATTAAGTTCTTATCCATACCTAACAGCAACCTGTGATCAGTATGCAAGCTATAAAAGCTTCCATTAATTTTACCATATTTTTAAAAATAATTCTAAAAAAAATAAGCCCTAGAGCTTACTTCTTCTTGTTTATTCAAACGGTGAATCTGGTGTAGCTGATTTTTCAGTTACCTCTGTCACATCAGATTTTGCTTCTGAAATAACGCCATCTAAGGCATCTGATGTTGCAACTGATTCAACTGGTTTAACTGATTTAACTGCTGAGCGATCAAACGTTAAAATCACACCTTCAGCATCTAATTCGATCGTTCCTTTTTCGCTATCAACACTTGATAGAATACCATGTAAGCCACCGATTGTTACGATTTCAGAACCTGGTGCCATGCTATTAAGCTGTTCTTGACGTTTGTTAGCAGCTTTCTTTTGGTTACGTTGCATAAACCACATCATTAAGCCAAATAGAACAATCAAAATTATAAAATTCATCTTTTTACCTCATTTTTTTTATATCTATCATTATAGCAGATTATCAACAATAAAAAAAGGATAGGGTAACTTAATTTTTATAAGAAAAATCATAAATTTAATATAATAGTTATTTTCGATTATTATTTTTTAAAACAACACTTATTTATATTCACTTTGTTATCATTCTAGAAAAAAAGGATAATAAATGTTATCATTAAAGAGATACATCTGACACAATCGACCTATTTAATTTTGTATAAGGAGATACATCAACATGACAAGTTCAGAACTAAAAGCAGCGGCACGAAATGCCTTAAAAGACAATTTTTTCCAAAAATTACTCTTATTAATTATTCCATTAGTCCTTTCCGTTGCTAACAATCGCATCACTAACTCATATTCAAATGATATCAGCTCAACCTTTAAAGATACTACAGATAAGATTGCTGGTAATCCAGATGCAGCTGCATCTATTGACTTTGGTCCAGTATTCGCGATCATCATCCCAATTTTTTTAATCATTTTACTGATTGGTTTAATAATGGGTATTATTATTACTGTTTTTCAAACAGCAACTACATTTAACTATATAGATATTTTTCGTGGTGAAAAAGAGGAAATTAATTTATCAACTGATCTCTTTAGAGCCTTTAAAGATGGGTATTTTTGGAAAATAATTCTTTTAACCATTGTAATTTCAGTTACTATGTCTGCACTGCTGTTTATTCCAATCATTGGCTGGGGGTTGATGATCTATCTTGGTCTGGGTTGGTCACAAGCAACTTACGTCTTATATGATAAACTCAAGCATGATGAATATCAAGGTGTTTGGGATGTCTTAAATACCTCAAAAATGATCATGACAGGCTATAAATTTAAGTATTTCTTATTTAATTTAACATTTATTGGTTGGTACATCTTAAATGCTATTTCTTTCGGATGGGCACAAATTTGGACAATGCCTTATACAACCATGTCTATGGTTGCCTTCTATGAAGCACGTATTCAGGATCGTTTATAATAAAAAACAGCCGAAGCTGTTTCAATAGGTCGGTCTTGACATGCGTCAAGTGGCTTAAGTTAAAAAATCGCGCAAGCGTTTTTTTTATTAGTTATCTAAACTCACAAGTTTCAACATGATCATTCACCAACCCAACAGCCTGCATATAGGCATAACAGATGGTAGGTCCAACAAAGGAGAACCCTCTTTTTTTCATATCTTTACTCATTTTTTCAGATATGCTATCTACTGCAGGGACATCTGACATCTTTTGATAATGATGATCGATTGGCTCACCAGCAACATATTGCCAAAGATAGCTTGAAAAACTACCAAATTCTGCTTGCACCTTGATAAAAGCAATTGCGTTTTTGACAATCGCATTCATTTTTAATTTATTACGAATCAACCCAGCATTTTGTAGCAAGGCATCTATTTTTGTTTGATCATATCTGCTAATTTTTGCTACTGAAAAGCCATCTAATGCCTGACGGTAGTTCTCTCTTTTATTCAAAATAGTTGTCCAACTTAGTCCAGCTTGCATGCCTTCAAGTATTAGCATTTCAAATAGAATTTTATCATCATATTTAGGTTTTCCCCACTCTTGATCATGGTAAGGCTCCTCTAATGCTGAATTTACCCACTCACATCTTATCATTTGGTCACCTTTCTTATTTGAGACTACCTAGATTGTAACATATTTTTTTTGTGTAAAAGAACACAAGCAATATTGTTGCGTTTCAGCATTAAAGATGGGTAAATGGTAATGTTGTATTTTATACATAAAAGACAAGGAGAGTAACATGACCCAAGATTATCGTGTACTATTGTACTATCAATATGTCCCAATTGAGAATGGTGACTTATTTGCGCAAACACATCTAGCAGCTTGTAAAGCGATTGGCATTACTGGCAGAATTTTAGTGGCCGATGAAGGGATCAATGGTACCGTCTGTGGTACATTTGAACAAACTGAAGCATACATCAACATGATGCATGAAGATCCTAGATTTGCAACAACCATCTTTAAAATTGATTTAGCTGATACAAATAGCTTTAAAAAGATGCATGTTCGCTACAAAAAGGAACTCG
Proteins encoded in this region:
- the yajC gene encoding preprotein translocase subunit YajC — its product is MNFIILIVLFGLMMWFMQRNQKKAANKRQEQLNSMAPGSEIVTIGGLHGILSSVDSEKGTIELDAEGVILTFDRSAVKSVKPVESVATSDALDGVISEAKSDVTEVTEKSATPDSPFE
- a CDS encoding DUF975 family protein gives rise to the protein MTSSELKAAARNALKDNFFQKLLLLIIPLVLSVANNRITNSYSNDISSTFKDTTDKIAGNPDAAASIDFGPVFAIIIPIFLIILLIGLIMGIIITVFQTATTFNYIDIFRGEKEEINLSTDLFRAFKDGYFWKIILLTIVISVTMSALLFIPIIGWGLMIYLGLGWSQATYVLYDKLKHDEYQGVWDVLNTSKMIMTGYKFKYFLFNLTFIGWYILNAISFGWAQIWTMPYTTMSMVAFYEARIQDRL
- a CDS encoding DNA-3-methyladenine glycosylase I, encoding MIRCEWVNSALEEPYHDQEWGKPKYDDKILFEMLILEGMQAGLSWTTILNKRENYRQALDGFSVAKISRYDQTKIDALLQNAGLIRNKLKMNAIVKNAIAFIKVQAEFGSFSSYLWQYVAGEPIDHHYQKMSDVPAVDSISEKMSKDMKKRGFSFVGPTICYAYMQAVGLVNDHVETCEFR